A window of the Syntrophothermus lipocalidus DSM 12680 genome harbors these coding sequences:
- a CDS encoding ClpP family protease, producing the protein MVEEKPKTTKTAKPPKTESKTDNLKEFGQTEVPGFRSDIHCLTIVGQVEGHMILPANNKTTKYEHVIPQLVAVEENPDIRGLLVILNTVGGDVEAGLALAEMIASMSKPSVSIVLGGGHSIGVTLAVSTSYSFIAHTATMTIHPIRLTGLVIGVPQTYEYLDKMQDRVVRFVTEHSKVSESQFRELMFRTGELARDIGTVLVGKDAVDIGLIDEVGGIKEALAKLRGLINHKGILS; encoded by the coding sequence ATGGTAGAAGAAAAACCCAAGACAACCAAGACGGCAAAGCCCCCCAAAACGGAGAGCAAAACTGACAACCTGAAGGAGTTTGGGCAAACCGAGGTGCCCGGGTTTAGAAGCGACATCCACTGCCTTACCATTGTAGGGCAGGTGGAAGGACACATGATACTGCCGGCCAACAACAAGACCACGAAGTACGAACACGTCATCCCCCAGCTGGTGGCAGTTGAAGAGAACCCGGACATCCGGGGCCTGCTGGTAATCCTGAACACCGTCGGCGGTGATGTCGAGGCGGGGTTGGCTCTGGCAGAGATGATCGCGAGCATGTCCAAACCTTCAGTTTCTATAGTCCTGGGCGGCGGGCATTCCATCGGGGTCACTTTGGCCGTCAGTACCAGTTATTCCTTCATCGCCCACACCGCGACCATGACCATACACCCCATCCGGCTCACAGGGCTGGTCATCGGAGTTCCCCAGACATACGAGTACCTTGATAAAATGCAAGACAGGGTAGTAAGGTTCGTGACAGAACACTCAAAGGTGTCGGAAAGCCAGTTCAGGGAGCTGATGTTCAGGACAGGGGAACTGGCCAGAGACATAGGGACCGTGCTTGTCGGGAAGGACGCGGTCGACATCGGGCTCATCGATGAGGTAGGCGGGATCAAAGAAGCATTGGCCAAGCTAAGAGGACTCATCAACCACAAGGGCATACTGTCGTAA
- a CDS encoding YlzJ-like family protein — protein MPRSEVEPLSKEEVGRLVYFYVGPQDIYQPIFEQRETTEVVLPSGGILQVETLSADEVRVVSLMSTDPMDFLDPRYAPGNIISRKLFIVGK, from the coding sequence GTGCCGAGAAGTGAAGTTGAACCGCTGTCGAAAGAGGAGGTAGGAAGGTTGGTTTACTTTTACGTGGGACCCCAAGACATATACCAGCCCATTTTCGAACAGCGCGAAACGACGGAGGTCGTGCTGCCTTCGGGCGGGATACTGCAGGTTGAAACGTTGAGCGCGGACGAGGTCCGGGTCGTCAGCTTGATGAGCACTGACCCCATGGATTTTCTCGATCCCAGGTACGCCCCGGGAAATATCATAAGCCGAAAGCTGTTCATCGTAGGAAAATAA
- a CDS encoding methyl-accepting chemotaxis protein, giving the protein MTEAGNQRAGWFRNTKVSTLMAGLAVVTLMVVGSLVWLALKDMAVFNNDMKALYSDRMLTSLQLKEFETQFYSMRVAMTQMLFAQRYDAAAVGQVSDVKKKLASTLEQYKQSSMGEGQRKLVEDIEKGYLDYVDQAESIIGVFKNGGQVGVESVDRVRQTASQVQSNIDALVKLNADEAQKAVDKANIVYAGAKRTFIFLFIGLAIILVAGTYVLRRIIMGYMSQVNGVLERLGNYDFTVTLETEGKNEFADMNRSLAQVVENLKAALKVVKDNAVSTSSQSQSLAAVAEELTAASQEVASAMQEVAKGATQQASDMGNVVGHVGRLTQSIEEVYRDLERVRAETDNSASKVEAGKEEMDKLIQSIREIQRAFEVVVGKVNSLIGSVRQISGITDVISGIADQTNLLALNAAIEAARAGEMGRGFAVVAEEVRKLAEESSRSTSQIIQLIASVSSDTEEVLKTSNEVEGFITSQTVSVENTVKSFEDILSSVDKIAPLIESTYLGMDQIVRSKDEVLKNVESASAVAQENSAASEEVAASTEEITASSQEVAASAQQLASIAENLATEVNRFRV; this is encoded by the coding sequence ATGACTGAAGCTGGAAACCAACGGGCAGGATGGTTCAGGAACACGAAGGTATCTACTCTTATGGCAGGGCTTGCTGTGGTGACACTTATGGTAGTAGGGTCGCTGGTATGGCTGGCTTTAAAGGACATGGCGGTTTTCAACAACGACATGAAGGCTTTGTATTCGGACCGGATGCTGACTTCTTTACAATTAAAGGAATTTGAAACCCAATTTTACAGCATGCGGGTAGCTATGACCCAGATGCTCTTTGCCCAGCGTTATGACGCTGCGGCTGTGGGTCAGGTGTCGGACGTAAAAAAGAAGCTGGCCAGCACTCTCGAGCAGTATAAGCAGTCTTCCATGGGTGAAGGGCAACGCAAGCTGGTAGAAGATATCGAGAAGGGTTACCTCGATTATGTGGACCAGGCGGAAAGCATCATAGGAGTGTTCAAGAATGGTGGTCAGGTGGGGGTTGAGTCCGTTGACAGGGTAAGGCAGACGGCGAGTCAGGTGCAGTCGAACATAGATGCTTTGGTCAAACTGAACGCCGATGAAGCCCAGAAGGCGGTAGATAAGGCGAATATCGTTTACGCGGGAGCAAAGAGGACGTTCATCTTTCTCTTCATAGGATTGGCCATAATTCTTGTAGCCGGAACCTATGTTCTGAGAAGGATTATTATGGGATATATGAGCCAGGTGAACGGGGTGTTAGAACGGCTTGGTAACTACGATTTCACGGTTACTCTGGAAACCGAAGGGAAGAACGAGTTTGCCGACATGAACCGTTCTCTGGCCCAGGTAGTGGAAAATCTTAAAGCAGCCTTGAAAGTGGTCAAAGACAATGCCGTTAGCACCAGCTCGCAGTCGCAGAGCCTGGCGGCGGTGGCCGAAGAATTGACCGCCGCTTCGCAAGAGGTAGCATCTGCCATGCAAGAGGTGGCCAAGGGAGCAACCCAACAGGCGAGCGACATGGGTAACGTTGTAGGCCACGTAGGGCGCCTTACCCAAAGCATAGAAGAGGTTTACCGGGATCTGGAGAGGGTCAGAGCGGAAACGGACAACAGCGCGAGCAAGGTCGAGGCCGGCAAAGAGGAAATGGATAAGCTCATCCAGTCTATCCGCGAGATTCAGAGAGCCTTCGAGGTGGTGGTAGGGAAGGTGAACAGCCTCATCGGGTCGGTGCGGCAGATAAGCGGCATCACCGATGTCATTTCCGGGATAGCTGACCAGACGAACCTTTTGGCCTTGAACGCGGCCATCGAGGCAGCCCGGGCAGGGGAAATGGGACGCGGGTTTGCGGTGGTGGCGGAAGAGGTAAGGAAACTGGCGGAAGAATCATCCCGGTCCACCAGCCAGATCATACAGCTCATCGCCTCTGTCAGCAGCGATACCGAAGAGGTGCTAAAAACCTCGAACGAGGTCGAGGGATTCATTACTTCCCAGACCGTATCGGTGGAGAACACGGTCAAGTCATTTGAGGACATTCTGTCGTCTGTTGACAAAATAGCTCCCTTAATTGAGTCTACCTATCTCGGAATGGACCAGATTGTAAGGTCCAAGGACGAAGTGCTGAAGAACGTAGAATCGGCAAGTGCCGTAGCCCAAGAGAACTCGGCGGCCTCGGAAGAAGTGGCGGCATCGACCGAGGAAATAACCGCTTCCTCACAGGAGGTAGCCGCTTCGGCCCAGCAGTTGGCTTCGATTGCCGAGAACTTGGCGACGGAAGTGAACAGGTTCAGGGTGTAG
- the uppP gene encoding undecaprenyl-diphosphatase UppP yields the protein MNYLDAVILGIVQGLTEFLPVSSSGHLVIFQKLLGFQQPGVTFEVMLHLGTLVAVIAAFWSDVWGIIKKPMSRIVYLIILGTIPAGLIGVFLKPLFEQAFESLTVVGVGLIITGFLLVLGEKLGTRAWWGKEVEQTSVGDALFIGLLQGLAITPGISRSGSTISAGLLRGLDREFAARFSFLLSIPAILGAGILEGKDILDSGIAGHSLAPYIVGTVTAAVSSYTAIRIVMGLVKRGRLSLFSYYCWTVGILILAFFRG from the coding sequence GTGAATTATCTTGATGCTGTTATATTGGGGATCGTCCAAGGTTTAACCGAGTTTTTGCCGGTCAGCAGTTCGGGCCACTTGGTGATATTCCAGAAGTTGCTGGGCTTCCAACAGCCAGGGGTGACTTTCGAGGTAATGTTGCATTTGGGGACTCTGGTTGCGGTCATAGCAGCGTTTTGGAGCGACGTTTGGGGGATTATCAAAAAGCCAATGAGTCGGATAGTCTATCTTATCATCCTGGGAACCATACCAGCCGGGCTGATAGGTGTATTTCTCAAGCCTTTGTTTGAACAGGCTTTTGAGTCTTTGACCGTGGTAGGAGTGGGACTGATAATTACCGGATTTCTTCTGGTGCTCGGGGAAAAGCTCGGAACACGGGCTTGGTGGGGAAAAGAGGTTGAACAGACCTCTGTAGGCGACGCCCTATTTATAGGGCTGCTTCAGGGACTTGCCATAACCCCAGGGATTTCTCGTTCTGGGTCGACCATCTCCGCCGGATTGTTGCGAGGCTTGGACCGGGAGTTTGCCGCCAGGTTTTCTTTCCTCCTGTCGATTCCGGCTATCCTGGGGGCCGGGATCCTAGAGGGCAAAGACATTTTGGACAGCGGTATTGCGGGCCATAGCCTTGCGCCTTACATTGTGGGGACTGTTACCGCAGCCGTTTCTAGCTACACAGCCATTCGCATTGTCATGGGCCTGGTCAAAAGAGGCCGGTTATCTCTGTTTTCTTACTACTGCTGGACCGTGGGTATACTTATACTGGCGTTTTTTAGGGGCTAG
- a CDS encoding FtsK/SpoIIIE family DNA translocase, translated as MKKKQAQEQAKIEKKARSAVREEISGILLLALSVFLMVATLKYKGNPQDQEAIGIIGTYLIMGLEKATGAALPLVPVFLFLWAFHLLVAKRYWSLRMGGLALVSVLFLTFLSIARIPGGMDSLQAAAAGLGGGYLGGTVAYVLVHLLGRIGTYVVLVFGLTLGVIMAIDQPLTAVVTKSGSRVKKWLAALEPLLFYEAEDEVLAKEPAAAPIPVNKEDAAMPGPKDETEYREVAIRIAQPLSQQAFEKKADSRPEDSEYRRPPLELLSPVQAERGFNKNDIKESIKVLEDTFANFGIKVKVNQVSCGPAVTRYELQPAPGVKVSKIIGLADDLQLSLAAPGIRIEAPIPGKSAIGIEVPNERVTRVGLRNLLASPEFQGHESPLAVGLGEDISGNPVILDLAAMPHLLIAGSTGSGKSVCLNCIILSLLYGASPDELRLLLVDPKMVELTVYNGIPHLLAPVITDPKKASVGLRWMVTEMEQRYQKFSETGVRDIYRYNEVSGEQLPFIVIVIDELADLMTIAPVEVEDSICRLAQMARAAGIHLVVATQRPSVDVVTGIIKANIPSRIAFAVSSQSDSRTILDMAGAEKLLGRGDMLVYPVGAPKPFRVQGAFVSDTDIEAVVAFVRQQNLTTPIREEQDIGMDMVMGDVGYQDDLFWDAVKIFLQSQKVSVSLLQRKLRIGYARAARLVDMMEERGIISPPDVNKKRDILIDEEQFARLYSNDNMC; from the coding sequence ATGAAAAAGAAACAGGCCCAGGAACAGGCCAAGATTGAAAAAAAGGCCCGAAGCGCGGTTCGCGAAGAGATATCCGGCATTTTGCTGTTGGCTCTCAGTGTTTTTCTCATGGTGGCTACCTTAAAGTATAAAGGAAACCCTCAGGACCAAGAAGCGATCGGGATTATCGGAACCTATTTGATTATGGGCCTGGAAAAGGCGACGGGAGCGGCTCTACCTTTGGTTCCGGTTTTTCTGTTCCTGTGGGCTTTTCATCTGCTAGTTGCCAAGAGGTACTGGTCTTTACGTATGGGAGGCCTGGCCCTGGTTTCCGTATTATTTCTTACGTTCTTGAGCATTGCAAGAATTCCAGGCGGAATGGACAGCCTACAGGCAGCTGCTGCGGGTCTGGGAGGGGGATACCTGGGTGGAACAGTGGCTTATGTGTTGGTGCATCTCTTGGGCAGGATCGGGACTTACGTGGTGCTGGTTTTTGGTCTAACACTAGGAGTGATCATGGCGATAGATCAACCATTAACGGCGGTGGTAACGAAGAGTGGCTCGCGGGTCAAGAAGTGGCTGGCAGCCCTGGAGCCACTGCTTTTTTACGAGGCCGAGGACGAAGTGTTGGCGAAGGAACCAGCAGCCGCTCCGATTCCGGTTAATAAGGAAGATGCGGCTATGCCTGGCCCGAAAGACGAAACAGAATACCGAGAGGTGGCTATCAGGATCGCCCAGCCGCTGTCGCAACAGGCGTTTGAGAAGAAAGCGGACAGTCGCCCTGAAGACTCCGAATACCGGCGTCCCCCGCTCGAACTGCTAAGTCCGGTGCAGGCGGAAAGGGGCTTTAACAAGAACGATATTAAAGAGAGCATAAAAGTGTTGGAAGATACCTTTGCCAACTTTGGTATCAAAGTGAAAGTGAATCAAGTGAGCTGTGGCCCGGCTGTCACCCGTTACGAGCTTCAACCGGCCCCTGGCGTAAAGGTAAGCAAGATAATCGGATTGGCTGATGACCTGCAGTTAAGCCTGGCCGCCCCGGGGATAAGGATCGAGGCGCCAATTCCAGGGAAATCGGCTATCGGAATCGAGGTTCCGAACGAGCGGGTAACCAGGGTAGGCCTTCGTAATCTTTTGGCGAGCCCGGAATTTCAAGGACACGAAAGCCCTTTGGCGGTGGGTTTGGGTGAGGACATATCGGGGAATCCGGTTATTCTGGACCTGGCAGCCATGCCTCACCTCTTAATAGCTGGCTCAACGGGGTCGGGCAAAAGCGTGTGTCTCAACTGTATTATACTCAGTCTCTTGTACGGGGCTTCCCCGGACGAGCTAAGGCTGCTGCTGGTCGACCCCAAGATGGTGGAACTCACGGTTTACAACGGCATACCTCATCTTCTGGCCCCGGTTATCACGGATCCCAAGAAAGCTTCCGTGGGGTTGAGGTGGATGGTGACGGAAATGGAACAGCGGTACCAGAAATTTTCCGAGACCGGGGTCAGGGACATCTACCGCTACAACGAGGTGAGCGGGGAACAACTTCCCTTTATCGTCATCGTTATCGACGAGTTGGCTGACCTTATGACCATAGCTCCGGTGGAAGTGGAGGATTCTATCTGTAGGCTGGCGCAAATGGCCAGAGCAGCAGGGATACATTTGGTGGTAGCTACCCAACGACCTTCGGTCGACGTGGTCACAGGCATTATTAAAGCCAATATTCCTTCACGTATCGCCTTCGCGGTTTCCTCCCAGTCCGATTCGAGAACGATTCTGGATATGGCCGGGGCCGAGAAACTCCTGGGCCGGGGAGATATGCTGGTATACCCGGTAGGCGCCCCTAAGCCTTTCCGGGTGCAGGGCGCATTCGTCTCCGACACAGATATAGAAGCCGTGGTCGCGTTTGTCCGGCAGCAAAACCTTACCACTCCTATTAGAGAAGAACAAGATATCGGGATGGATATGGTCATGGGGGATGTAGGATACCAGGACGACCTCTTTTGGGATGCGGTGAAAATCTTCCTACAGAGCCAGAAGGTTTCGGTATCGTTGCTGCAACGCAAGCTTCGCATAGGATACGCTCGCGCCGCTCGTTTGGTGGACATGATGGAAGAGCGCGGGATAATATCTCCGCCCGATGTTAACAAAAAAAGAGACATATTGATAGATGAAGAACAGTTTGCGCGCCTGTACTCAAACGACAATATGTGTTAG
- a CDS encoding PfkB family carbohydrate kinase — MGLKLTAREKEILEILRKEPLISQDELARRLGIARSSAAVHVSNLMKKGVILGRGYVFNERVSSVVLGQSGVEIAVETGMRENWETVTRITTGIGGFAYKVATNLARFGLGVKILTALGIDEEGDRLIERLMKEEVDTSSLYRSSQHGTGKRVRVISQDGLVEYSDDVGLDVFEGLLDIWSHLLTGCEWLLVEHNFLEMVLRKLAQRESSQWPYICTLQLVGKEGSLADVFSDCHLLVLGVSGGEVEGWIEKGLGLVDKGLGSFVVTDGTSKVFVVNRKGSTEVTLAPNQGFEVTRGLEAFLAGIVYGLAQGYQYRQAVRIGSRVASLTEGGNV; from the coding sequence ATGGGGCTGAAACTGACCGCGAGGGAAAAAGAGATACTAGAGATACTAAGAAAAGAACCGTTGATATCTCAGGATGAACTGGCGCGCCGTCTGGGAATTGCCCGCTCCTCTGCAGCTGTGCATGTTTCGAATCTCATGAAAAAGGGCGTTATTCTCGGCCGAGGATACGTGTTCAACGAGCGGGTATCCAGCGTGGTGCTTGGCCAGTCCGGCGTGGAAATAGCCGTTGAGACTGGGATGAGAGAAAACTGGGAAACCGTAACCCGGATCACAACCGGGATCGGCGGTTTTGCGTACAAGGTGGCGACCAATCTAGCCCGTTTCGGTTTGGGAGTTAAGATACTGACAGCCCTTGGGATAGATGAGGAAGGGGACAGGCTTATTGAGCGGTTGATGAAAGAAGAAGTAGATACTTCTAGTCTCTACCGTTCTTCCCAGCACGGTACGGGGAAGAGGGTCAGGGTTATCAGTCAAGACGGCTTAGTTGAATACTCTGACGATGTTGGACTGGATGTGTTTGAAGGGTTACTGGACATATGGAGTCACTTGTTGACAGGGTGCGAGTGGTTGCTGGTGGAGCATAACTTCCTGGAAATGGTGTTGCGGAAGCTAGCTCAGCGAGAATCGTCGCAGTGGCCTTATATTTGTACCCTGCAGTTGGTAGGAAAAGAAGGCTCTCTTGCTGACGTTTTTTCTGATTGCCACTTGCTGGTATTGGGGGTAAGCGGCGGGGAGGTTGAAGGCTGGATTGAGAAGGGGTTGGGACTGGTCGATAAGGGATTGGGAAGCTTTGTGGTAACTGACGGTACTAGCAAGGTTTTTGTCGTTAACAGGAAAGGCTCGACGGAGGTGACGTTGGCACCCAACCAGGGATTCGAAGTTACCCGGGGGCTGGAAGCGTTTTTAGCCGGGATAGTCTACGGGTTGGCTCAAGGTTACCAGTACAGGCAGGCGGTACGAATAGGGAGCCGGGTAGCTTCATTAACCGAGGGAGGAAACGTATGA
- the mnmH gene encoding tRNA 2-selenouridine(34) synthase MnmH: MIGDITVEEALSLEQPLFVDVRSPSEYKEATIPGAVNIPFFYDAERAEIGRIYREESPCRARERGLEMVAPRLPQLVNEVERLCEFGQVVLFCWRGGERSQALASVLQLMRVPCYRLDGGYRAYRRHVVQQLELLPRGEVVVLHGLTGCGKTELIKGLRERGYASVDLEGLACHRGSVFGGMGMGEQPGQKMFDSRLWQELKMLESYPYLVVECESRRIGRVYLPSHLFSKMSQGRHILVYDSLENRINRLVREYVVGDTETVVQELKEGLDALERFIGSKRVKYLMDELEKRDFEKVVEYLLLNYYDSLYRYPSGPDSRFELCVSAGDLGQAITEVGEYLERQYDAKG, translated from the coding sequence ATGATAGGGGATATAACCGTCGAAGAGGCTTTGAGTTTAGAACAACCGTTATTCGTGGATGTACGCTCACCTTCCGAGTACAAAGAGGCTACCATCCCGGGGGCGGTGAATATTCCTTTTTTCTATGATGCGGAGCGAGCGGAAATAGGCAGGATCTACCGGGAAGAAAGTCCATGTCGGGCCAGAGAGAGAGGACTGGAGATGGTCGCCCCCAGATTACCTCAGCTGGTTAACGAGGTAGAGCGTCTGTGTGAATTCGGGCAGGTTGTCCTTTTCTGCTGGCGGGGAGGAGAACGGAGTCAAGCCTTAGCCAGTGTTTTGCAGCTTATGAGGGTACCCTGCTACAGGCTTGATGGCGGCTACCGTGCTTACCGCAGGCACGTGGTTCAGCAACTGGAGTTGCTCCCCAGGGGCGAGGTGGTTGTTCTGCACGGCCTGACCGGGTGTGGAAAAACCGAGCTAATAAAAGGATTGCGGGAGCGGGGCTATGCCTCCGTTGATCTGGAGGGGCTGGCCTGCCACAGGGGCTCGGTCTTCGGGGGAATGGGAATGGGCGAGCAGCCTGGGCAGAAGATGTTCGACAGCCGGTTATGGCAAGAATTAAAGATGCTGGAGAGCTACCCGTACTTGGTAGTGGAATGTGAGAGCCGGCGGATAGGACGGGTGTACTTGCCTTCGCATCTTTTTAGTAAGATGAGCCAGGGCAGACATATCCTGGTTTATGATTCGCTGGAAAACAGGATAAACCGTCTGGTACGGGAGTACGTCGTGGGAGATACGGAAACGGTTGTTCAAGAGCTGAAAGAGGGACTCGATGCCCTGGAAAGATTTATCGGCTCCAAGCGGGTAAAGTACCTGATGGATGAACTGGAAAAAAGGGATTTTGAGAAAGTTGTTGAATACCTGTTGTTGAATTACTACGATTCCCTGTACCGGTATCCTTCGGGGCCGGACAGCCGGTTTGAACTGTGTGTCAGTGCCGGGGACCTCGGGCAGGCGATAACAGAGGTAGGAGAATACCTGGAGAGGCAGTATGACGCTAAGGGGTGA
- a CDS encoding helix-turn-helix domain-containing protein has translation MGYTLEQVEEETKIRKYYLKALEDENFAVLPARVYAIGFVRRYARFLSLNEDEAVQWFKEMVMPKEYEIEDDTEGEEKSPRLKTPAIKWQNVLAAVVFLILAIWLGTLVVGYFSHHIKENRSTPPTTSVDERTPSTGTKKTGSGMGTSQVKPAPGKEEENSKNVAGTQAGEKAGSDTKEQSTPSSGGVQLPEKEVTVKLRATDRSWVSIYVNGERAFSGIMNPNEETQVQGYKVTLTIGNAGGILVTVDGKELGYLGKSREVVRDKVFTSGS, from the coding sequence CTGGGTTATACTCTCGAACAGGTCGAAGAGGAGACCAAGATAAGGAAGTACTATCTGAAGGCTCTGGAAGATGAGAATTTTGCGGTGCTGCCAGCCAGGGTTTATGCTATCGGCTTTGTCCGCCGTTATGCCAGGTTCCTCTCGCTTAACGAAGATGAAGCCGTACAATGGTTCAAAGAGATGGTGATGCCGAAAGAATATGAGATTGAGGACGATACGGAAGGCGAGGAGAAGAGTCCCAGGTTGAAGACGCCCGCAATAAAATGGCAAAATGTTTTAGCAGCAGTTGTTTTCTTGATCTTGGCTATTTGGCTGGGAACACTGGTTGTCGGCTATTTTTCGCATCACATCAAAGAAAACCGGTCTACACCCCCAACTACATCTGTTGACGAGAGAACACCATCGACCGGAACGAAGAAAACCGGGTCTGGTATGGGAACATCGCAGGTAAAACCTGCACCTGGAAAAGAGGAAGAAAACAGTAAAAATGTTGCCGGGACTCAGGCAGGAGAGAAGGCAGGAAGCGATACAAAGGAACAGTCCACGCCGTCGTCTGGAGGGGTACAACTGCCGGAAAAGGAAGTTACAGTAAAGCTGAGGGCTACCGACCGGAGTTGGGTAAGCATATACGTAAACGGTGAACGCGCTTTTTCCGGCATAATGAACCCAAATGAAGAGACTCAGGTGCAAGGTTATAAGGTAACGTTGACCATAGGGAATGCAGGGGGGATATTGGTAACAGTAGATGGCAAGGAACTTGGTTATTTAGGCAAATCACGCGAGGTTGTCAGAGATAAGGTTTTTACGAGCGGATCTTAG
- the rimO gene encoding 30S ribosomal protein S12 methylthiotransferase RimO, producing the protein MKARVGFISLGCPKNRVDTEVMLGLLKREGYLVVNKMDQADIVIVNTCGFVTPAKEEAINTLLEVALLKDKGNVKKIIATGCLVQRYARELQEEIPEIDALVGVSDFVRIAEVVARVQTGERCCLVGELSNRFRESGPRVLSTPPGWVYLKIAEGCDNRCSYCAIPLIRGPFRSRPLSDILEEAQKLAGLGIKELVLVAQDTTMYGQDLEKNLSLALLLQNLSRIEGIEWIRVMYAHPLHVTPEMVEVIGREPGVIPYLDLPIQHADDSVLKRMGRGYSRSYLVSLIEDLRRRLPGLVLRTTVMVGFPGESESSFENLCSFVKETGFDWLGAFMYSEEEGTAAARWEDDVLEEEKQRRWREIMRMQSAITSELNRRRTGKVEQILVEGCTGPGVYWGRGYYQAPEVDGITILKSAKPLQVGQMVNARLVDSKGYDVTAEVVE; encoded by the coding sequence GTGAAAGCCAGAGTGGGGTTCATCAGCTTAGGGTGCCCAAAGAACAGGGTGGATACAGAGGTGATGCTGGGCCTTCTGAAGCGAGAGGGTTACCTGGTGGTGAATAAAATGGACCAGGCAGACATAGTTATCGTCAATACCTGTGGGTTTGTCACACCGGCCAAGGAGGAAGCAATCAACACCTTGCTCGAGGTGGCCCTGTTGAAAGATAAAGGAAATGTCAAAAAGATAATAGCCACTGGCTGTCTTGTGCAGAGATACGCGAGAGAATTGCAGGAAGAGATCCCGGAGATCGACGCATTAGTGGGGGTATCCGATTTTGTTCGGATTGCAGAAGTAGTCGCCCGGGTGCAAACCGGGGAAAGGTGCTGTTTGGTCGGCGAATTGTCCAACAGGTTTCGGGAGAGCGGGCCCAGGGTGCTCAGCACTCCGCCCGGATGGGTTTATCTGAAGATAGCCGAAGGTTGTGACAACCGCTGTTCTTACTGCGCCATTCCCCTGATTAGGGGGCCTTTTCGCTCCCGCCCTCTTTCGGATATACTGGAAGAAGCGCAGAAGCTGGCTGGTTTAGGCATCAAGGAACTGGTGCTGGTAGCTCAGGATACCACCATGTACGGGCAGGATCTTGAAAAAAACCTCAGCTTGGCTTTGCTGTTACAAAACCTGTCTCGGATCGAGGGCATAGAGTGGATCAGGGTCATGTATGCCCACCCGCTTCATGTCACTCCTGAGATGGTGGAGGTTATAGGAAGAGAGCCCGGAGTGATTCCGTACCTGGATCTGCCGATTCAGCACGCTGATGATTCTGTTTTGAAGCGTATGGGGCGGGGATATTCGCGTTCATACCTGGTGTCTCTGATCGAAGATTTACGCCGCCGGCTGCCGGGCCTGGTTCTACGCACGACGGTCATGGTCGGTTTTCCAGGAGAAAGCGAGTCGAGTTTTGAAAACCTTTGCTCCTTCGTTAAGGAAACCGGTTTTGATTGGCTGGGAGCGTTCATGTATTCAGAGGAGGAAGGGACAGCGGCTGCCCGTTGGGAAGATGATGTTCTGGAGGAGGAAAAACAGCGGCGCTGGCGCGAGATTATGAGAATGCAGTCTGCCATCACATCTGAACTCAACCGACGTCGCACGGGAAAGGTGGAGCAGATACTGGTTGAGGGTTGCACCGGGCCGGGGGTCTACTGGGGGCGGGGCTATTACCAGGCTCCAGAAGTTGACGGTATAACCATCCTTAAGTCGGCAAAACCTTTACAAGTTGGTCAAATGGTGAATGCGAGGTTAGTTGACAGTAAGGGTTACGACGTTACCGCGGAGGTAGTCGAGTAA
- the pgsA gene encoding CDP-diacylglycerol--glycerol-3-phosphate 3-phosphatidyltransferase, with protein MSNRKSRVQASVGPSASPFNLPNVLTVFRIFLVPVFMFFLLTRIQYGNYLAAGVFVMAAVTDSLDGYIARRRKQVTKLGIILDPLADKLLITSALISLVQLGQVAAWVAVVILGREFAVTGLRAVKAEEGVIIPAGSLGKLKTIAQIVAVILVILEDFYRSLLTWPIGDWAMYLAVVLTVASGLQYFWRWK; from the coding sequence ATGTCGAACCGAAAATCTAGGGTCCAGGCGAGCGTTGGGCCCAGTGCAAGCCCGTTCAACTTACCCAATGTACTTACTGTTTTCCGAATATTCTTGGTACCGGTTTTTATGTTCTTTTTGCTAACCAGAATCCAGTACGGTAATTATTTGGCAGCCGGGGTTTTTGTCATGGCAGCGGTGACCGACAGCCTGGATGGTTATATAGCCCGCAGGCGTAAACAGGTAACGAAACTGGGGATAATACTTGATCCGCTTGCCGACAAGTTGCTCATTACTTCTGCACTTATCAGCTTGGTCCAGCTGGGTCAAGTCGCTGCTTGGGTGGCGGTAGTTATTTTGGGACGTGAATTCGCGGTGACGGGGTTGCGGGCGGTGAAGGCGGAAGAAGGGGTTATAATTCCGGCCGGATCCCTCGGTAAGCTTAAGACCATAGCCCAGATTGTGGCCGTAATCCTGGTGATTCTTGAGGATTTCTATCGTTCGCTGTTGACCTGGCCCATCGGAGATTGGGCTATGTACCTCGCCGTTGTCCTTACTGTTGCCTCCGGCCTCCAGTATTTTTGGCGCTGGAAGTAA